One genomic window of Ziziphus jujuba cultivar Dongzao chromosome 4, ASM3175591v1 includes the following:
- the LOC107405858 gene encoding serine/threonine-protein phosphatase 5 isoform X1: METQNSNVSRAEELKLLANEAFKAHKYAQAIELYTQAIEINSQNAVYLANRAFAHLKLEEYGSAIQDASMAIEVDPKYSKGYYRRGAALLAMGKFKEALKDFQQLKKICPNDPDASKKLKECEKAVMKLKFEEAISVPEAKRRLVADSIDYHSIGAGPSSSSVPTEVAVAAIAIAIAIVAAMLMMVGTTTAIVVATIVVVVLMILGACWFSGRIAGVFTKSRVHNLDVDPQYSGARIEGDVVTLDFVKKMMEDFKNEKCIHKRYAFQIVLQTRELLRALPSLVDINVPEGKHFTVCGDVHGQFYDLLNIFELNGLPSEENPYLFNGDFVDRGSFSLEVILTLFAFKCMSPSAMYLARGNHESKSMNKIYGFEGEVRSKLNETFVELFAEVFCCLPLAHVINEKIFVVHGGLFSVDGVKLSDIRAIDRFCEPPEEGLMCELLWSDPQPNLGRGPSKRGVGLAFGADVTKRFLQENNLDLVVRSHEVKDEGYEIEHDGKLITVFSAPNYCDQMGNKGAFIRFEAPDLKPNIVTFSAVPHPEVMPMAYANNFLRMFQ; encoded by the exons ATGGAAACTCAAAACTCTAATGTTTCACGAGCTGAAGAACTCAAACTCCTCGCCAATGAAGCATTTAAAG CCCACAAATATGCGCAAGCCATAGAGCTATATACCCAAGCAATTGAAATAAACAGTCAGAATGCTGTTTACTTGGCGAACCGCGCATTTGCCCACCTTAAACTCGAGGAATATGGCAGTGCCATACAGGATGCATCCATGGCAATTGAAGTTGATCCAAAATACTCAAAG GGTTACTATAGGAGAGGTGCAGCGTTATTGGCCATGGGAAAATTTAAAGAAGCACTGAAGGATTTTCAACAG CTCAAGAAAATCTGTCCAAATGATCCTGATGCTTCTAAGAAATTGAAGGAATGTGAGAAAGCAGTAATGAAACTTAAATTTGAAGAAGCTATTTCTGTACCAGAGGCTAAGAGGCGTTTAGTTGCTGATTCTATTGATTATCATTCTatag GAGCTGGCCCCAGTTCATCATCAGTGCCCACTGAAGTGGCTGTAGCAGCAATAGCAATAGCAATAGCAATTGTAGCAGCAATGCTGATGATGGTGGGAACAACAACAGCCATAGTGGTAGCCACAATAGTGGTGGTGGTGTTGATGATCCTGGGGGCATGTTGGTTTAGTGGCAGGATTGCTGGTGTCTTTACCAAGAGTCGAGTACATAACCTAG ATGTGGATCCGCAATATTCAGGTGCAAGGATAGAAGGGGATGTTGTTACATTGGATTTTGTGAAGAAAATGATGGAGGATTTCAAGAACGAAAAATGCATACACAAAAG ATATGCATTCCAGATTGTCTTGCAAACTAGAGAATTGTTGCGGGCCTTGCCTTCTCTTGTTGATATAAATGTTCCTGAGGGAAAACACTTTACTGTTTGTGGTGATGTGCATGGTCAG TTCTATGACCTCTTGAATATTTTTGAGCTTAATGGGCTTCCCTCAGAAGAAAATCCATATCTATTTAATGGTGACTTTGTGGATAGAGGATCATTCTCCTTGGAGGTCATCCTCACACTATTTGCGTTTAAGTGCATGTCCCCGTCAG CCATGTACCTTGCCAGAGGCAACCATGAAAGCAAAAGCATGAATAAGATATATGGTTTTGAAGGCGAAGTGCGCTCCAAATTGAATGAAACATTTGTCGAACTATTTGCAGAAGTGTTTTGTTGTTTACCATTGGCCCATGTAATAAATGAGAAGATTTTTGTAGTTCATGGGGGTCTTTTTAGTGTTGATGGGGTGAAACTCTCTGACATTAGAGCAATTGATCGGTTCTGTGAACCTCCTGAGGAAG GATTGATGTGTGAATTACTATGGAGTGATCCCCAGCCTAACCTTGGAAGAGGCCCCAGCAAGCGGGGTGTGGGACTTGCATTTGGTGCTGATGTGACAAAAAGATTTTTGCAGGAAAACAATTTAG ATCTAGTTGTGCGCTCACACGAGGTAAAGGATGAGGGctatgagattgagcatgatgGTAAACTAATTACTGTATTTTCGGCTCCAAATTACTGTGATCAG ATGGGTAACAAAGGTGCCTTCATTCGTTTTGAGGCGCCCGATTTGAAGCCTAACATTGTTACCTTCTCAGCAGTG CCACACCCTGAAGTCATGCCAATGGCATATGCTAACAACTTCCTCCGGATGTTTCAATAA
- the LOC107405860 gene encoding protein MAIN-LIKE 2, with the protein MDVTLADPYGTNPGPIDGSVLYDQEKHVSSAVWDGQERGALRCHEHTSKLDQWTLTAKQIELVDKAGFGYLRLIPAISLDNPLISALVERWRRETNTFHLNVGEMTVTLKDVTLLLGLAIDGEPVIGTTYTTCNSVCEKYLGKAPESGYTSGGMVKLSWLKEFFSRCPEDASLEVIERHTRAYLLYLVGSTIFSTTTGNKVPVMYLPLFENFEKCGKYAWGAAALAFLYRALGNASLRSQSTISGCLTLLQCWSYFHLNIGRPKLNHDPAHDRFPFVLRWKGKQNGPTANRDVVFYRKALDSLKPSDVEWLPFRSIDSTVIPQHISKNLGLGRAKTMLICFDKAERHLPDRCLRQYGDLQSIPEDVQRWERKSRGVDGGVDLSGKMESELNEWSDRHSHLVKGDDSAEECEYMQWFLRITRKFVGRPISLSSEFQRTNAGLKDIAHIADTFSTKGLDAQQIESISRIRYIAHECLRDQVGGPAIVSATPEIELGKRVRGKERVRRKGTGKRARKDDLAQYNAVSEDDQSQFYGATVEVDQMHLHHVDREDNHLELCAVDSETNPIDMIHADGEANNMQLCNAAIEIDHSELNNAAVVVGDSEISHAAREVDDTQLSDAMNEMKNSQLPDGIKEVIAPQLEATNEVVDSQPSGTTKEVIDSQHNDPNKDVVDSQLSDAVNQLDDTKSQLSHVPSENDPQTVKAEAELVPQPALQTSGDIIQQNAVAL; encoded by the exons ATGGATGTAACATTGGCGGACCCTTATGGCACAAATCCTGGACCAATTGATGGATCAGTACTTTATGATCAAGAGAAACATGTTTCTTCAGCAGTTTGGGATGGGCAG GAACGTGGTGCGCTTAGATGTCATGAGCACACTTCAAAGCTTGATCAATGGACACTTACAGCAAAACAGATTGAGTTAGTAGATAAGGCTGGGTTTGGTTACCTAAGATTGATTCCTGCAATAAGTCTAGACAACCCACTTATTTCTGCTTTAGTTGAGAGGTGGAGGAGAGAAACAAACACTTTCCACTTGAATGTTGGAGAAATGACGGTAACTCTCAAAGATGTTACATTATTGCTTGGACTAGCCATTGATGGAGAACCAGTGATAGGTACAACATATACCACCTGCAACTCAGTTTGTGAAAAGTATCTTGGAAAAGCACCAGAATCTGGCTATACTAGTGGTGGAATGGTGAAACTTAGCTGGTTGAAAGAATTCTTTTCTCGGTGTCCTGAAGATGCTTCTCTTGAGGTGATTGAGCGCCATACGCGCGCATACCTCTTATACCTTGTAGGCAGTACAATATTTTCTACTACCACTGGGAATAAAGTCCCGGTCATGTACCTTCCACTGTTTGAAAACTTTGAAAAGTGTGGGAAGTATGCCTGGGGTGCTGCAGCATTAGCATTCCTGTATAGGGCCCTTGGCAATGCCTCTTTGAGATCTCAAAGTACAATCAGTGGATGTTTAACACTACTACAG TGCTGGAGTTATTTTCATTTGAATATTGGACGACCAAAGCTCAATCATGATCCAGCACATGATCGCTTTCCATTTGTGCTTAGGTGGAAGGGAAAACAAAATGGTCCAACAGCAAATCGTGATGTAGTTTTCTATCGTAAGGCTTTGGATTCCCTGAAACCATCTGAT GTGGAGTGGCTTCCTTTCAGAAGTATAGACAGTACAGTTATTCCACAACATATTAGTAAAAATTTGGGATTAGGGAGGGCAAAGACTATGTTGATATGCTTTGACAAGGCAGAAAGGCATCTACCTGATCGTTGCCTCAGGCAGTATGGTGACCTTCAGTCAATCCCAGAAGATGTACAGCGATGGGAGAGAAAAAGTCGTGGAGTTGATGGTGGGGTTGACTTGTCGGGGAAAATGGAGTCAGAGCTTAATGAATGGTCAGACCGTCATTCGCATCTTGTAAAAGGAGATGATAGTGCAGAAGAATGTGAATACATGCAGTGGTTCCTGAGAATTACCCGGAAATTTGTAGGGAGACCTATATCTCTCTCATCTGAGTTTCAAAGAACA AATGCTGGTTTGAAGGATATTGCACACATAGCAGATACATTCTCGACAAAGGGGTTGGATGCCCAGCAAATTGAATCAATTTCCAGGATCAGGTATATTGCGCATGAATGTTTGAGGGACCAAGTTGGTGGTCCAGCCATTGTGTCTGCTACCCCTGAAATTGAACTTGGAAAAAGGGTCAGAGGAAAGGAGAGAGTAAGAAGAAAGGGTACTGGAAAACGTGCAAGGAAGGATGACCTAGCACAATATAATGCAGTTAGCGAGGACGATCAATCTCAGTTTTATGGTGCCACTGTTGAGGTTGATCAAATGCACTTGCATCATGTAGATAGAGAGGATAACCATTTAGAGTTATGCGCTGTAGATAGTGAGACAAATCCTATAGACATGATTCATGCAGATGGTGAGGCTAACAATATGCAGCTGTGCAATGCTGCTATTGAGATCGATCATTCAGAACTAAATAATGCAGCTGTGGTGGTGGGTGACTCTGAGATCAGCCATGCAGCTAGGGAGGTTGATGACACACAGCTTTCTGATGCAATGAATGAGATGAAGAATTCACAACTTCCTGATGGAATAAAGGAGGTGATTGCCCCGCAGCTGGAAGCAACTAATGAGGTAGTCGACTCACAGCCTAGTGGCACAACTAAGGAGGTCATTGACTCACAGCATAATGATCCTAATAAGGATGTCGTTGACTCTCAGCTCTCTGATGCTGTTAACCAGCTTGATGACACAAAGTCGCAACTTTCTCATGTTCCCAGCGAGAATGATCCACAGACAGTTAAAGCAGAAGCGGAGTTAGTTCCACAACCAGCTCTTCAAACTAGTGGGGATATTATTCAGCAGAATGCTGTAGCATTGTAG
- the LOC107416371 gene encoding receptor like protein 29 — protein MCSSSFSPFLPLILLLLLFFSLPSVLSVPTYSPNHITSQNHDLLQPNTMPLSESETLFKIMDSMSSDQTWRVSYPNPCQPGSTWPGIECKIGEDNRLHVSRLDFGNPPNPTCKKTATFPPQIFALPYLESVFFFSCFIHTRTELSVSEMGFLNNASLQQFSLRSNPSLTGPIPPRISTFKSLQILTLSQNQLSGKIPVELFKLESLIHLDLSYNMLTGTVPYQLGNLKNLVGLDLSYNMLTGSIPTTIGQLGQLQKLDLSSNLLNGTIPDSIEKLNFLSFMALSNNRLRGNFPKGMEKLQSLQYFIMDDNPMHIALPLEFGKLVKLQELRLAYSGYSGKIPESFSQLKNLSTLSLQNNNLSGEIPVAFGGLAHIYHLNLSRNFLDGVVPFNSSFLKRLGRNLDLSGNPGLCLNHSEAYSLKIGVDVCGRNNNHSLMQPLTSHSTTTSELSNQFFLLSLALGFLGILH, from the coding sequence ATGTGCTCCTCTTCATTCTCACCCTTTCTTCCCCTAATTCTTCTCCTCCTCCTATTCTTCTCACTCCCTTCAGTTCTTTCTGTCCCCACTTACAGTCCTAACCATATAACTTCACAAAACCATGATCTCCTCCAACCCAACACCATGCCTCTCTCTGAATCTGAAactcttttcaaaatcatggaCTCCATGTCCTCTGATCAAACTTGGAGAGTTTCATATCCAAATCCTTGTCAACCAGGCTCAACTTGGCCTGGAATTGAGTGCAAAATTGGGGAAGACAATCGCCTCCATGTCTCTAGGCTTGATTTTGGTAACCCACCAAATCCAACTTGCAAAAAAACAGCAACTTTTCCTCCTCAAATCTTTGCTCTTCCTTACCTTGAATCTGTCTTCTTCTTCAGCTGTTTCATTCACACCAGAACAGAGCTTTCTGTTTCAGAAATGGGTTTCTTAAACAATGCTTCACTTCAGCAGTTTAGTCTCAGATCAAACCCATCTCTAACCGGTCCAATTCCACCACGAATTTCCACTTTCAAGTCCTTGCAGATTCTCACTTTGTCACAGAATCAACTTTCTGGGAAAATCCCAGTTGAGCTTTTCAAGTTGGAATCTTTAATACACCTTGATTTGAGCTATAATATGCTAACAGGCACTGTACCTTATCAATTGGGCAATCTCAAAAACCTTGTGGGACTTGATTTGAGCTATAATATGCTTACAGGTTCAATCCCAACCACAATTGGCCAACTGGGTCAGCTTCAAAAGCTTGATTTGAGCTCCAATTTGCTTAATGGTACAATTCCTGATAGCATTGAGAAGCTAAACTTCTTGTCTTTCATGGCTTTGAGCAACAACAGATTGAGAGGGAATTTTCCAAAAGGAATGGAAAAGTTGCAGAGCTTGCAGTACTTCATTATGGATGACAATCCAATGCACATAGCTTTGCCATTGGAGTTTGGTAAGCTTGTGAAACTTCAAGAGCTTAGGCTAGCTTATTCTGGGTACTCAGGGAAAATACCAGAGAGCTTTTCACAGCTTAAGAATCTAAGCACTTTGTCTCTGCAGAACAACAATTTGAGCGGAGAAATTCCGGTTGCTTTCGGAGGTCTGGCTCATATATACCATTTGAATCTGAGCAGGAATTTTCTTGATGGTGTTGTTCCTTTCAATTCAAGTTTCTTGAAGAGATTGGGAAGGAATTTGGATCTGAGTGGAAACCCAGGTCTGTGTTTGAACCACTCTGAAGCATATAGTTTGAAGATTGGAGTTGATGTTTGTGGAAGGAATAACAATCATTCTCTCATGCAGCCATTGACATCTCATAGTACTACTACTTCTGAGCTCTCTAATCAATTTTTTCTTCTCAGTCTTGCTTTGGGTTTTTTGGGGATATTGCATTAG
- the LOC107405858 gene encoding serine/threonine-protein phosphatase 5 isoform X2 gives METQNSNVSRAEELKLLANEAFKAHKYAQAIELYTQAIEINSQNAVYLANRAFAHLKLEEYGSAIQDASMAIEVDPKYSKGYYRRGAALLAMGKFKEALKDFQQLKKICPNDPDASKKLKECEKAVMKLKFEEAISVPEAKRRLVADSIDYHSIDVDPQYSGARIEGDVVTLDFVKKMMEDFKNEKCIHKRYAFQIVLQTRELLRALPSLVDINVPEGKHFTVCGDVHGQFYDLLNIFELNGLPSEENPYLFNGDFVDRGSFSLEVILTLFAFKCMSPSAMYLARGNHESKSMNKIYGFEGEVRSKLNETFVELFAEVFCCLPLAHVINEKIFVVHGGLFSVDGVKLSDIRAIDRFCEPPEEGLMCELLWSDPQPNLGRGPSKRGVGLAFGADVTKRFLQENNLDLVVRSHEVKDEGYEIEHDGKLITVFSAPNYCDQMGNKGAFIRFEAPDLKPNIVTFSAVPHPEVMPMAYANNFLRMFQ, from the exons ATGGAAACTCAAAACTCTAATGTTTCACGAGCTGAAGAACTCAAACTCCTCGCCAATGAAGCATTTAAAG CCCACAAATATGCGCAAGCCATAGAGCTATATACCCAAGCAATTGAAATAAACAGTCAGAATGCTGTTTACTTGGCGAACCGCGCATTTGCCCACCTTAAACTCGAGGAATATGGCAGTGCCATACAGGATGCATCCATGGCAATTGAAGTTGATCCAAAATACTCAAAG GGTTACTATAGGAGAGGTGCAGCGTTATTGGCCATGGGAAAATTTAAAGAAGCACTGAAGGATTTTCAACAG CTCAAGAAAATCTGTCCAAATGATCCTGATGCTTCTAAGAAATTGAAGGAATGTGAGAAAGCAGTAATGAAACTTAAATTTGAAGAAGCTATTTCTGTACCAGAGGCTAAGAGGCGTTTAGTTGCTGATTCTATTGATTATCATTCTatag ATGTGGATCCGCAATATTCAGGTGCAAGGATAGAAGGGGATGTTGTTACATTGGATTTTGTGAAGAAAATGATGGAGGATTTCAAGAACGAAAAATGCATACACAAAAG ATATGCATTCCAGATTGTCTTGCAAACTAGAGAATTGTTGCGGGCCTTGCCTTCTCTTGTTGATATAAATGTTCCTGAGGGAAAACACTTTACTGTTTGTGGTGATGTGCATGGTCAG TTCTATGACCTCTTGAATATTTTTGAGCTTAATGGGCTTCCCTCAGAAGAAAATCCATATCTATTTAATGGTGACTTTGTGGATAGAGGATCATTCTCCTTGGAGGTCATCCTCACACTATTTGCGTTTAAGTGCATGTCCCCGTCAG CCATGTACCTTGCCAGAGGCAACCATGAAAGCAAAAGCATGAATAAGATATATGGTTTTGAAGGCGAAGTGCGCTCCAAATTGAATGAAACATTTGTCGAACTATTTGCAGAAGTGTTTTGTTGTTTACCATTGGCCCATGTAATAAATGAGAAGATTTTTGTAGTTCATGGGGGTCTTTTTAGTGTTGATGGGGTGAAACTCTCTGACATTAGAGCAATTGATCGGTTCTGTGAACCTCCTGAGGAAG GATTGATGTGTGAATTACTATGGAGTGATCCCCAGCCTAACCTTGGAAGAGGCCCCAGCAAGCGGGGTGTGGGACTTGCATTTGGTGCTGATGTGACAAAAAGATTTTTGCAGGAAAACAATTTAG ATCTAGTTGTGCGCTCACACGAGGTAAAGGATGAGGGctatgagattgagcatgatgGTAAACTAATTACTGTATTTTCGGCTCCAAATTACTGTGATCAG ATGGGTAACAAAGGTGCCTTCATTCGTTTTGAGGCGCCCGATTTGAAGCCTAACATTGTTACCTTCTCAGCAGTG CCACACCCTGAAGTCATGCCAATGGCATATGCTAACAACTTCCTCCGGATGTTTCAATAA